The DNA region CTTGTGCGGTTGACGACGACATGGCGGTCATCGCGAAAAAGAATGTTGTCGTCGTCGAGACGCCGTCCGTGTCGAAGGCCTATACCTACCCGGAAAAACGAACTGCTCGGCCGACTGCGGCACGAGCCCACATCGTCGCCTATCACGGGTCCGCGCGCTATATCTGCTCTCCAAGCGGCTTCGGGCAGAAGTCGCGCTGCTTTGCGCGTCCCTCGATCTGAAGCAAAAGCGCCGCTGCATATTCCTTAAATCGGAATCGATTTAAGGATAGAACTAGGCTCAACGCAAAAGTGAGACAACGCTCGTTGCGCGCATGAAAAGCGCGCGGCGCAATCGATCAGTTGCGCCACCGGCTGGACATGTCGTCATCGCCGACCGGATGGTCGTTGAAGAAGCGGGACGCTGCTTCCGTGCGGTTTCGGACGTTCATCTTCTTATAGATGTTGCGGACGTGAACCTTCACCGTGTTTTCGGAAAGATGCAGCTTGTCGGCAATAATCTTGTTCTGCGTCCCCTTGCAGATGAGGTCCAGGATCTGAACCTCCCGGGTCGTCAAGGCGGAGATGCTGTCGCGTCTCAGCTTGAGCGCATTGTTGCGGGCGGCATCAACCGATTTGGTCTGATAAAGTGAGGGCTCCAGCTGGGCCCCCTTATTGGTGAGGCGGTTGAGAAGCGCGGAGGGAAAATGCTCCCCGCCTTTCATCAGCAGATCCACTGCGGCCATGAAGACATCAAGTCGA from Rhizobium sp. NLR16a includes:
- a CDS encoding response regulator transcription factor, whose protein sequence is MFMTGSGMENADQARKSSPSGDTILVVAKADLFSECMVEALAKKFPNCDVPSITNANPMLEKDTSDIKLVLFYHIPAPELQDALQAVRENHPETSIGLVVEAIDMMEPYVSRLVEARIIDGVLPLNLRLDVFMAAVDLLMKGGEHFPSALLNRLTNKGAQLEPSLYQTKSVDAARNNALKLRRDSISALTTREVQILDLICKGTQNKIIADKLHLSENTVKVHVRNIYKKMNVRNRTEAASRFFNDHPVGDDDMSSRWRN